In Campylobacter concisus, the following are encoded in one genomic region:
- a CDS encoding polyprenyl synthetase family protein: MSLLEDFVKFLNENLPKVSSFHPYYEEALGVMLKAGGKHFRALLLLGVVESVDKSLTQKAMRVALGLEMMHTYSLIHDDLPSMDNASLRRGTPTLHVTYDETTAILAGDALNTHAFYEISRADLSAETRIKCVEILSQNAGVSGMVLGQALDCFFENTDKEDIKRAKAKFGLSGKILSLDELVFLHIHKTAKLIAASLKMGAVIVNLSETECEKIYDIGLKLGLAFQIQDDIIDLTSDEAAAGKPVHNDLAKNSFTNLLGLSGAKKKKDELIGEIEEALNQIDAGIAKMILELTDKHLR, encoded by the coding sequence ATGAGCCTACTTGAGGACTTTGTAAAATTTTTAAACGAAAATTTACCAAAGGTGTCTAGCTTTCATCCTTATTATGAGGAGGCACTTGGCGTTATGCTAAAGGCTGGAGGCAAGCACTTTAGGGCACTATTGCTTCTTGGTGTGGTGGAAAGTGTGGATAAAAGCCTCACGCAAAAGGCCATGAGAGTGGCTTTAGGGCTTGAGATGATGCACACTTATTCGCTCATTCATGATGATCTGCCGTCTATGGATAATGCAAGCCTAAGACGCGGCACTCCAACGCTTCATGTAACCTACGACGAGACAACTGCGATACTTGCAGGAGATGCGCTAAATACGCATGCTTTTTATGAAATTTCACGCGCTGATCTGAGTGCTGAAACACGTATAAAATGCGTGGAAATTTTAAGCCAAAATGCTGGCGTTAGCGGCATGGTGCTAGGTCAGGCGCTGGATTGTTTTTTTGAAAATACAGATAAAGAGGACATTAAAAGAGCAAAGGCTAAATTTGGCCTATCTGGCAAGATACTAAGCCTTGATGAGCTAGTCTTTTTACATATCCACAAAACCGCAAAGCTCATCGCCGCTAGCCTAAAAATGGGCGCTGTGATAGTAAATTTAAGCGAAACAGAGTGCGAAAAAATTTATGATATCGGCCTAAAGCTCGGCCTTGCTTTTCAGATACAAGATGACATCATCGATCTTACAAGCGACGAGGCGGCCGCTGGAAAGCCTGTGCATAACGACTTAGCTAAAAACTCATTTACAAATTTACTAGGTCTATCTGGCGCAAAAAAGAAAAAAGACGAGCTTATTGGTGAAATAGAAGAGGCACTAAATCAGATAGACGCTGGCATAGCAAAGATGATCTTAGAGCTTACAGATAAACACCTTAGATAA
- a CDS encoding NifU family protein has translation MIPFSDEELLKPVSASLQKVLPMLENDGGGMELLGIKNGKIYVRLTGHCHGCAASTTTLKYGLERQLRMDIHPELEVVNIPIGEEFDIDRL, from the coding sequence ATGATCCCATTTAGCGATGAAGAACTTTTAAAACCAGTCAGTGCGAGTTTGCAAAAGGTACTGCCGATGCTTGAAAATGATGGCGGTGGCATGGAGCTACTTGGCATAAAAAACGGCAAAATTTATGTAAGACTTACAGGGCATTGTCATGGATGTGCAGCTAGCACAACTACACTAAAATATGGACTCGAAAGACAACTTCGTATGGATATTCACCCAGAGCTTGAGGTCGTAAATATCCCGATTGGCGAGGAATTTGACATTGATAGATTATAA
- a CDS encoding histidine kinase: MIDYKKTGIKYFKRSKFKEAIFYFSLAYEKTQDKNLLFLIQICSLGEKNAEEAKLLFDYFMDKLRAGEDDEGMDEILKILESRLASDEYFEEQDAISYEDFKKAVYKDGSFKKVFENIMFSTKVMISNKDDFLEFLGNLIKNDFIEMSINYLESAAVMFGGDERIDQLFKEIQKRQNDENISRK; the protein is encoded by the coding sequence TTGATAGATTATAAAAAAACAGGCATTAAATACTTCAAACGTTCTAAATTTAAAGAAGCGATCTTTTACTTCTCTCTAGCTTACGAAAAGACACAGGATAAAAATTTACTATTTTTGATACAAATTTGCTCCCTTGGCGAGAAAAATGCAGAGGAAGCAAAACTTTTATTTGACTATTTTATGGATAAACTAAGAGCTGGCGAAGATGATGAAGGAATGGATGAAATTTTAAAAATTTTAGAATCAAGATTGGCTAGTGATGAGTATTTTGAAGAGCAAGACGCGATTAGCTATGAGGACTTTAAAAAGGCTGTTTATAAGGATGGGAGCTTCAAAAAGGTCTTTGAAAATATCATGTTCTCAACCAAGGTCATGATCTCAAACAAAGATGATTTTTTAGAATTTTTGGGAAATTTGATAAAAAATGACTTCATCGAAATGAGTATAAACTATCTTGAGAGTGCGGCGGTGATGTTTGGCGGTGATGAGCGTATAGATCAGCTTTTTAAAGAGATACAAAAAAGACAAAACGATGAAAATATCAGTAGAAAATAG
- a CDS encoding PDZ domain-containing protein — protein MKLNYKFAIAFLLSVLYLNADPRPTQEDFNACFEKNKNSIVSVNKHFGVAITKNLIAVPKSEGAPLGEYVKFDPYLQLFLVRSSKELSPVVMADETNEERIKKSTWVGILNDSNNTVMGHIKSLGQNLGDFDTLSFEYNATGEINTPCCKMIGIAVGADKFIPNRYLKHFVSYDDVYYGDIGVKFLQKEDKFFVGLVDPLGRGKMMMVDDELVTINGIKPKSLRELNEMVLFAPKGAKLDIIVKRDKQEMLFQVPVSGEVKFNQSLDIEAPSSLDIPNFNIMPKEPQTMLDDKILVDYGITVDKDLVVTKVEPKSNAEIFGIKTGDKILGFDKQSVSSREELLEKLGELKNFTLLFTRNDFQFFARVPK, from the coding sequence ATGAAGTTAAATTACAAATTTGCCATTGCTTTTTTGCTATCAGTACTTTACTTAAATGCCGATCCTAGACCTACACAAGAGGACTTTAACGCCTGCTTTGAAAAGAACAAAAACTCAATCGTCTCAGTAAATAAACATTTTGGTGTGGCTATTACTAAAAATTTAATCGCAGTGCCAAAAAGCGAGGGAGCCCCACTTGGCGAATATGTCAAATTTGACCCATATTTACAGCTCTTTTTGGTCCGCTCTAGCAAGGAGCTAAGCCCTGTTGTGATGGCTGATGAGACCAACGAGGAGCGTATCAAAAAAAGTACTTGGGTTGGCATCTTAAATGACTCTAACAACACCGTCATGGGACATATCAAGTCTTTAGGGCAAAATTTAGGCGACTTTGATACGCTAAGCTTTGAGTACAACGCAACTGGCGAGATAAACACACCTTGTTGCAAGATGATAGGCATAGCTGTTGGAGCTGATAAATTTATACCAAATCGTTATTTAAAGCACTTTGTATCTTATGATGACGTCTATTACGGCGATATCGGCGTGAAGTTCTTGCAAAAAGAGGATAAATTTTTTGTGGGTCTTGTTGATCCTTTGGGCCGTGGCAAGATGATGATGGTCGATGATGAGCTTGTTACGATAAATGGCATCAAGCCAAAGAGCTTAAGAGAGCTAAATGAGATGGTACTTTTTGCTCCAAAGGGCGCAAAGCTTGACATCATCGTGAAGCGCGATAAACAAGAAATGCTCTTTCAAGTGCCAGTAAGCGGGGAGGTGAAATTTAACCAAAGCCTCGATATAGAAGCCCCTTCAAGCCTTGATATACCAAATTTTAACATCATGCCAAAAGAGCCACAAACAATGCTTGATGATAAGATTTTAGTGGATTATGGTATCACGGTGGATAAAGATTTAGTCGTTACCAAGGTCGAGCCAAAGTCGAATGCAGAAATTTTTGGCATCAAGACCGGTGATAAAATTTTGGGTTTTGATAAACAGAGCGTGAGTAGTCGTGAAGAGCTTTTAGAGAAGCTTGGTGAATTAAAAAATTTTACGCTTCTATTTACTAGAAATGACTTTCAGTTTTTTGCAAGAGTGCCAAAATGA
- a CDS encoding NrtA/SsuA/CpmA family ABC transporter substrate-binding protein, with protein MRKFFKILCAASLLCLVANASELDKIGMTYVKSPLNVPSIVDKFKGFYAKSFGMPVEYSEITSGAKQTQALASNSLQFLNCVGGTSVILAAANKADIKIISAYSRAPEAFAIFAKDKGIKTAKDLKGKKIAGPKGTILNELLVRYLALGGLSINDVEFVSMGIPAAQAALENGSVDAALLAGPAAYNAKKSGLSVVTTGKGVITPVIVTATSGEFYKKHKDLVEKFKKAQDEILAFMKANEEEALKFTAEETGLSIEAVKSMYPQYDFSPKITPEDIKALEATQKFMLESKMIEQKVDIKSLLID; from the coding sequence ATGAGAAAGTTTTTTAAGATTTTGTGTGCAGCCTCTTTGCTTTGTCTAGTCGCAAACGCAAGTGAGCTAGATAAGATCGGTATGACCTATGTCAAATCGCCGCTAAATGTCCCCTCAATCGTCGATAAATTTAAAGGCTTTTATGCTAAATCTTTTGGCATGCCAGTCGAATACTCCGAGATCACCTCAGGTGCGAAACAAACGCAAGCGCTCGCTTCAAACTCACTTCAGTTTTTAAACTGCGTGGGTGGAACTTCAGTCATACTTGCAGCAGCAAATAAAGCTGATATAAAGATTATAAGTGCCTATTCAAGAGCACCTGAAGCTTTTGCGATATTTGCTAAAGATAAAGGCATAAAAACCGCTAAAGACTTAAAAGGTAAAAAAATAGCAGGGCCAAAAGGTACGATATTAAATGAGCTTTTGGTTAGGTATCTTGCTCTTGGCGGTCTAAGCATAAATGACGTAGAGTTCGTTTCTATGGGCATCCCAGCTGCACAAGCTGCACTTGAAAATGGTAGCGTCGATGCAGCACTTCTTGCTGGACCAGCTGCTTATAATGCTAAAAAATCAGGACTTAGTGTCGTAACAACAGGCAAGGGCGTCATCACTCCAGTCATCGTTACTGCCACAAGCGGAGAATTTTACAAAAAGCATAAAGATCTAGTTGAAAAATTTAAAAAGGCCCAAGATGAAATTTTGGCTTTTATGAAAGCAAATGAGGAAGAGGCATTAAAATTTACAGCTGAAGAGACCGGGCTTAGCATAGAGGCGGTAAAGAGTATGTATCCGCAGTATGACTTTAGTCCAAAGATCACGCCTGAAGATATAAAAGCACTTGAAGCTACGCAAAAATTTATGCTTGAGAGCAAGATGATTGAACAAAAAGTAGATATAAAATCGCTTCTAATAGATTAA
- the panD gene encoding aspartate 1-decarboxylase, with the protein MNIEILASKIHRAVVTDANLNYVGSISIGEELIKAANLIENQKVEILDVNNGERFATYVIKGKKGEICLNGAAARKVCVGDVVIIVAYASMKFKKAKKFKPTIVHVNNKNEIIKE; encoded by the coding sequence ATGAATATAGAAATTTTAGCTAGCAAGATCCATAGAGCCGTCGTAACAGACGCAAATTTAAACTACGTTGGCTCGATCAGCATCGGCGAGGAGCTTATAAAAGCTGCAAATTTGATAGAAAATCAAAAGGTTGAAATTTTAGACGTAAATAATGGCGAGAGATTTGCCACATATGTGATAAAGGGCAAAAAAGGCGAAATTTGCCTAAACGGTGCAGCTGCTAGAAAAGTCTGCGTAGGAGACGTAGTCATAATCGTGGCTTACGCTAGCATGAAATTTAAAAAAGCTAAGAAATTTAAGCCAACCATCGTGCATGTAAATAACAAAAACGAGATCATAAAGGAGTAG
- a CDS encoding UDP-N-acetylmuramoyl-L-alanyl-D-glutamate--2,6-diaminopimelate ligase, with translation MKISVENSFITDDSNECEKGSFFVQTAANAKFAEAAVKNGAKIISLEECKKLLKIDESLKIVGITGTNGKTTTAAAIYEILRNLGKKCGLSGTRGAFIEGKQIDDKALTTSAILRTLSYLKAASEQGCEYFVMEVSSHAIAQKRIESLKFALKIFTNLTQDHLDYHKSMEEYARVKSSFFDDDCMKLINADDNGIKFNPKNAYTYSLKKPASFAPVVYGLKDGIDAVIKTPNGDVEIDSSLQGEFNLYNLLAALGAVCLLEHPDAAALSNAISKFKGVSGRMEVVSTDPLVIVDFAHTPDGIEKVLNSLRHLNLIAVFGAGGDRDRTKRPKMGAIAQKYARICIVTSDNPRSEEPESIIDEICAGMSQNENLIRNVNRKEAIALAISKLEHGWALIILGKGDEPYQEIKGVKHPFSDKEVVIELLKR, from the coding sequence ATGAAAATATCAGTAGAAAATAGCTTCATAACAGATGACTCAAACGAGTGCGAAAAGGGCTCGTTTTTTGTACAAACTGCTGCAAATGCAAAATTTGCAGAGGCGGCGGTAAAAAATGGTGCAAAGATAATCAGCCTTGAAGAGTGTAAAAAGCTTTTAAAAATCGATGAAAGCTTAAAGATAGTTGGCATCACAGGTACAAATGGCAAGACCACAACGGCTGCTGCTATCTATGAAATTTTGCGAAATTTAGGTAAAAAATGCGGCCTAAGTGGCACAAGAGGGGCATTTATAGAGGGCAAGCAGATAGATGACAAGGCGCTTACGACAAGTGCTATTTTAAGGACTCTTTCATACCTTAAAGCAGCTAGCGAGCAAGGCTGCGAGTACTTCGTGATGGAGGTTAGCTCGCATGCGATAGCTCAAAAACGCATAGAGAGCTTAAAATTTGCTCTAAAAATTTTTACAAATTTGACTCAAGACCACCTCGACTACCACAAGAGCATGGAGGAGTACGCTAGGGTAAAGTCAAGCTTTTTTGATGATGATTGCATGAAGCTTATAAATGCTGATGATAATGGCATTAAATTTAACCCAAAAAACGCTTATACGTATTCGCTCAAAAAGCCAGCTAGCTTTGCACCGGTGGTTTATGGGCTAAAGGACGGCATAGACGCAGTTATCAAGACGCCAAATGGTGATGTGGAGATAGACTCAAGCTTGCAAGGCGAGTTTAATCTCTACAACTTACTTGCCGCACTTGGAGCCGTTTGTTTACTAGAGCATCCAGACGCAGCTGCACTTTCAAATGCGATAAGCAAATTTAAAGGTGTTAGTGGCAGGATGGAAGTGGTTAGCACCGATCCGCTAGTCATCGTGGATTTTGCTCATACGCCAGATGGTATCGAAAAGGTGCTAAACTCGCTTAGACATCTAAATTTGATCGCAGTCTTTGGCGCAGGCGGCGATAGAGATAGGACAAAGCGCCCTAAAATGGGAGCGATAGCCCAAAAATACGCAAGAATTTGCATCGTCACAAGTGACAATCCAAGAAGCGAAGAGCCAGAAAGCATAATCGATGAAATTTGCGCTGGCATGAGCCAAAATGAAAATTTGATACGAAACGTCAACCGCAAAGAGGCGATTGCACTGGCCATTAGTAAGCTAGAACACGGCTGGGCGCTTATCATACTTGGCAAAGGCGACGAGCCATATCAGGAGATAAAAGGCGTCAAGCACCCATTTAGCGACAAAGAAGTTGTAATTGAGCTTTTAAAGAGGTAA
- a CDS encoding undecaprenyl-diphosphate phosphatase, which yields MEISHVIVLALVQGISEFLPISSSAHLILVPKLLGWPDQGLAFDVAVHVGTLSAILFYFKDTIFKLLRDFFASIAQRKMVGDSLLVWCVGFATIPVGVFGLLFNNIIEEYARSGVVIAITTIVFGIALYFADLRSTNKSEYEMTIKFALIIGLAQAVALIPGVSRSGVTMTAALFLGFSHKGSANFSFLMSIPVIILAGGLESLKLIKDPNALPWSDIALGVIISAVSAYLCVKLFMGIISRIRMLPFVIYRLILGAFLLYLFL from the coding sequence ATGGAAATTTCTCACGTTATTGTTTTGGCCTTGGTGCAAGGTATAAGCGAATTTTTGCCGATATCTAGCTCGGCTCATCTTATCTTGGTGCCAAAGCTACTTGGCTGGCCAGATCAAGGTCTTGCTTTTGACGTGGCAGTGCACGTTGGTACATTAAGTGCGATACTTTTTTATTTTAAAGATACGATTTTTAAGCTACTTCGTGACTTTTTTGCCTCGATCGCACAAAGAAAGATGGTAGGCGATAGCTTGCTTGTCTGGTGTGTCGGCTTTGCTACCATTCCAGTTGGGGTCTTTGGACTTTTGTTTAACAACATTATCGAAGAATATGCAAGAAGTGGCGTTGTGATCGCTATTACTACGATCGTCTTTGGCATAGCACTTTACTTTGCGGATCTTCGCTCGACAAATAAAAGCGAATATGAAATGACCATAAAATTTGCGCTTATTATCGGCCTTGCTCAAGCTGTGGCGCTCATCCCTGGCGTCTCAAGATCAGGTGTGACGATGACAGCGGCCTTATTTTTAGGCTTTAGCCACAAGGGAAGTGCGAATTTCTCATTTTTGATGTCAATCCCAGTCATCATCCTAGCTGGCGGCCTAGAGAGCTTAAAGCTCATAAAAGACCCAAATGCTCTGCCATGGAGCGACATCGCCCTTGGTGTCATCATAAGTGCTGTTAGTGCTTATCTCTGTGTTAAGCTATTTATGGGTATCATCTCAAGAATCAGGATGCTGCCTTTTGTCATCTACCGCTTGATTTTGGGAGCATTTTTGCTTTATCTATTTTTGTGA
- a CDS encoding DUF493 domain-containing protein gives MASICDLNNKKAKIDYPTHWEYKIIFDADVNVEEKVKEIVKDREFKLVFSKFSKDKKYASYDLAVLVLSEEERLEIFSALKHEAKYVL, from the coding sequence GTGGCGAGTATATGCGATCTAAATAACAAAAAGGCAAAAATTGATTACCCAACGCATTGGGAATACAAAATAATATTTGATGCAGATGTCAATGTAGAAGAAAAGGTAAAAGAGATAGTAAAAGATAGAGAATTTAAGCTAGTCTTTTCAAAATTTAGCAAAGATAAAAAGTACGCTAGCTATGACTTAGCCGTACTTGTTTTAAGCGAAGAAGAGAGGCTAGAGATATTTTCAGCACTAAAACACGAAGCAAAATACGTTTTATAA
- the rplQ gene encoding 50S ribosomal protein L17, with protein sequence MRHKHGYRKLGRTSSHRSALLKNLAIAIIKSEKIETTLPKAKELRSYVEKLITRARKGDSNAHRAVFASLQDKETTNKLVTEVAPKFKERNGGYTRIIKTRVRRGDAAEMAYIELVAE encoded by the coding sequence ATGAGACATAAACACGGATATCGAAAACTTGGTAGAACGTCATCTCATAGATCTGCATTGCTTAAAAATTTGGCGATAGCTATCATCAAAAGCGAAAAGATAGAGACGACTTTACCAAAAGCAAAAGAGCTTAGAAGCTATGTTGAGAAGCTAATTACAAGAGCCAGAAAAGGTGACTCTAACGCTCACAGAGCAGTATTTGCTTCTTTACAAGATAAAGAAACAACAAATAAATTAGTTACTGAAGTAGCTCCAAAATTTAAAGAGCGCAATGGCGGCTATACAAGAATCATCAAGACTCGTGTTCGCAGAGGCGACGCAGCAGAGATGGCTTATATAGAGCTAGTAGCTGAATAA
- a CDS encoding ABC transporter permease has product MIEIFKKSVLILVIFALWQVVCELEIFTPYILPSPITTLKTMLDMSLSGELITHVMISFKRIFIGYAFAFVLAFAFGGVAALFPKASIYYEWILEFFRNVPPLSLIAILVLWFGINETPKIIIIILASFFPMFLSISKGLTSCDVKLIEVGKIFCFSKFEIFYKIILKNAIKDIFVGMRIGFGYAMRAIVGAEMIAASSGLGYLILDAEELSRADRIFVGIFTIGICGVLIDRIFLFLISKFSLLRSEK; this is encoded by the coding sequence GTGATAGAAATTTTTAAAAAGAGCGTTTTGATCCTAGTGATCTTTGCTCTCTGGCAGGTCGTTTGTGAACTAGAAATTTTCACGCCCTATATCTTGCCAAGTCCTATTACGACACTTAAAACGATGCTTGACATGAGCTTAAGCGGCGAGCTAATAACGCATGTGATGATTAGCTTTAAGCGTATATTTATTGGTTATGCTTTTGCTTTTGTTTTGGCATTTGCTTTTGGTGGAGTGGCGGCGCTATTTCCAAAAGCTAGTATTTATTATGAGTGGATACTAGAGTTTTTTAGAAATGTTCCGCCACTTAGCCTTATTGCTATTTTGGTACTTTGGTTTGGTATAAACGAAACTCCAAAAATTATTATTATCATACTAGCATCGTTTTTCCCAATGTTTTTAAGTATTTCAAAAGGGCTAACTAGCTGCGATGTAAAACTTATTGAAGTTGGTAAAATTTTTTGTTTTAGTAAATTTGAAATTTTTTACAAAATCATCCTAAAAAATGCCATAAAAGATATTTTTGTCGGTATGCGCATAGGTTTTGGCTACGCTATGCGAGCGATTGTGGGAGCGGAGATGATCGCAGCTTCTAGCGGGCTAGGCTATCTTATACTTGATGCTGAGGAGCTTTCGCGCGCAGATAGGATATTTGTTGGCATATTTACAATAGGAATTTGTGGCGTACTCATAGATAGGATATTTTTGTTTTTGATATCTAAATTTAGCCTTTTGCGAAGTGAAAAATGA
- the tkt gene encoding transketolase, whose protein sequence is MLKKQANTIRFLCADMVQNANSGHPGAPMGLADIMVVLSNFLKHNPKNPKWLNRDRLVFSGGHASSLVYSFLHLSGYDLSLDELKNFRQLGSNTPGHPEIHTPGVEVATGPLGQGVANAVGLAMAEKYAANVLNEPDNKIIDHKIYCLCGDGDLEEGISYEACSLAGNLRLDNLVLIYDSNNITIEGDTAIAFSEDVKARFEAQGWEVARIDGHDYDQIEFALEQANEKESPYLIIANTHIARGAMELEGSHHSHGAPLGEEIIKKAKAAAGFDPEKKFAIDEDVLLRFRGAVEKGDLKEAMWNKKVEALSIEGKNLLNSLLNPDFSKIEFPDFSDKKLATRDTNHVILNEIAKKLPGFIGGSADLAPSNKTELKGMGDFPNGKNIHYGIREHAMAAINNGISRYGLFLPFSATFFIFSDYLKPSARIAALMGIKHFFVFTHDSIGVGEDGPTHQPIEQLSTFRAMPNFYTFRPADGNENSASWQVALNLNAPSAFVLSRQGLEPLAKGEFGEVSNGAYLLSSSKDAKITFIASGSEVSLCVKAAEILGEQGIGANIVSAPCFDLLCEQPAEYVARILDKNTTIIAVEAATGYEWYKFADAVYGMNSFGASGKANELFDHFGFTPQKLANFASELI, encoded by the coding sequence ATGCTAAAAAAACAAGCCAATACTATAAGATTTTTGTGCGCTGATATGGTGCAAAACGCTAACAGCGGACACCCAGGTGCTCCTATGGGTCTAGCTGATATCATGGTGGTTTTAAGCAACTTTTTAAAACACAATCCAAAAAATCCAAAATGGCTAAATAGAGACAGGCTCGTTTTTAGCGGTGGTCACGCATCAAGCTTGGTTTACAGCTTTTTACACCTAAGTGGCTATGATCTAAGCCTTGATGAGCTTAAAAATTTTCGCCAACTTGGCTCAAACACTCCAGGACACCCAGAGATTCACACTCCAGGTGTTGAGGTAGCTACTGGCCCACTTGGTCAGGGTGTGGCAAATGCAGTGGGTCTAGCCATGGCAGAAAAATACGCTGCAAACGTGCTAAACGAGCCAGATAATAAAATAATCGATCATAAAATTTACTGCCTTTGCGGCGACGGTGACCTAGAAGAGGGCATAAGCTACGAGGCATGTTCGTTGGCTGGAAATTTAAGACTAGACAACCTTGTACTCATTTATGACTCAAACAACATCACGATCGAGGGCGACACAGCGATCGCATTTAGCGAGGACGTCAAAGCTAGGTTTGAGGCGCAGGGCTGGGAGGTCGCACGTATCGATGGACACGATTATGACCAGATCGAATTTGCGTTAGAGCAGGCAAACGAGAAAGAGTCACCATATCTCATCATCGCAAACACACACATAGCACGTGGCGCAATGGAGCTTGAAGGCAGCCACCACAGCCACGGCGCCCCACTTGGCGAAGAGATCATCAAAAAGGCAAAGGCTGCAGCTGGTTTTGATCCTGAGAAGAAATTTGCCATTGACGAGGACGTGCTTTTAAGGTTTAGAGGCGCAGTTGAAAAGGGCGATCTTAAAGAAGCGATGTGGAACAAAAAGGTTGAGGCACTAAGCATTGAAGGCAAAAATTTATTAAACTCGCTTCTTAATCCAGACTTTAGTAAGATCGAATTCCCTGACTTTAGCGACAAAAAGCTAGCCACAAGAGATACAAACCATGTCATTTTAAATGAGATAGCTAAAAAACTACCTGGCTTTATCGGCGGTAGCGCTGACTTAGCTCCTTCAAATAAGACTGAGCTAAAGGGTATGGGCGACTTCCCAAATGGCAAAAATATCCACTACGGCATCAGAGAGCACGCCATGGCAGCTATCAACAACGGCATCTCAAGATACGGCCTTTTCTTGCCATTTTCAGCGACATTTTTCATCTTTAGTGACTATCTAAAGCCAAGTGCAAGGATAGCAGCACTCATGGGCATCAAACACTTTTTTGTTTTCACACACGATAGCATCGGCGTTGGCGAAGATGGTCCGACACACCAGCCTATCGAGCAGCTTAGCACATTTAGAGCGATGCCAAATTTCTACACTTTCCGCCCAGCTGATGGCAACGAAAACTCAGCTAGCTGGCAAGTGGCTCTAAATTTAAACGCTCCAAGCGCCTTTGTGCTTAGCCGTCAAGGGCTTGAGCCACTTGCAAAAGGCGAATTTGGCGAGGTTAGCAACGGCGCATATCTGCTAAGCTCGTCAAAAGATGCGAAGATCACATTTATAGCAAGCGGTAGCGAGGTCTCACTCTGTGTAAAAGCAGCTGAAATTCTTGGCGAACAAGGCATTGGTGCAAACATCGTGTCAGCTCCTTGTTTTGACCTACTTTGCGAGCAGCCAGCTGAGTATGTGGCTAGAATTTTAGATAAAAACACAACTATCATCGCAGTTGAAGCTGCAACTGGCTATGAGTGGTATAAATTTGCCGATGCAGTTTATGGCATGAATAGCTTTGGCGCTAGCGGAAAGGCTAACGAGCTATTTGATCACTTTGGATTTACTCCGCAAAAACTTGCAAATTTTGCTAGCGAACTTATATAA
- a CDS encoding ABC transporter ATP-binding protein: MIEILNLSKHFFINGKRIDVLKELNLTIKKDKITVILGRSGCGKTTLLRLIAGLEGVSLGEINFKEQAKIGFVFQEPRLMPFLNVYENIVFPLKKCEIDEAKIDRLISMIGLSDFKFAAVSQLSGGMSSRVSLARVLAYEANLILMDEPFAALDAFTRASMQAEILKLQAGKTIIFVTHNVDEALYLADEIILLEKGRMKSSYDLSNLAKPRDLLCDELINLKRKILSEI, from the coding sequence ATGATAGAAATTTTAAATTTATCCAAGCATTTTTTTATTAATGGCAAGCGTATCGACGTTTTAAAAGAGCTAAATTTAACTATAAAAAAAGATAAGATCACCGTTATACTTGGCAGAAGTGGTTGCGGTAAAACGACTCTTTTAAGGCTTATTGCTGGACTTGAGGGCGTAAGTCTAGGCGAGATAAATTTTAAAGAGCAAGCAAAGATCGGTTTTGTATTTCAAGAGCCTAGGCTTATGCCTTTTTTAAACGTCTATGAAAATATAGTCTTTCCACTTAAAAAGTGCGAGATAGACGAGGCAAAGATAGATAGGCTCATATCGATGATAGGGCTTAGCGACTTTAAATTTGCCGCTGTTTCGCAGCTATCTGGTGGCATGAGCTCGCGCGTTTCTCTTGCTAGAGTGCTTGCGTACGAAGCAAATTTGATCCTTATGGATGAGCCATTTGCGGCACTTGATGCTTTTACGAGAGCCAGCATGCAGGCTGAAATTTTAAAGCTTCAAGCTGGTAAAACCATCATTTTTGTCACTCATAATGTCGATGAAGCCCTATATTTAGCAGATGAGATCATTTTGCTTGAAAAAGGCAGGATGAAATCAAGCTATGATCTATCAAATCTAGCTAAGCCAAGAGATTTGCTTTGCGATGAGCTAATAAATTTAAAGCGTAAAATTTTGAGCGAAATTTAG
- a CDS encoding YbaB/EbfC family nucleoid-associated protein produces MFEGFDFSKMGQMLEDVQRQAKQIEEESKNKEFGAKSGGGLVSVRANGSGEILDISIDDSLLEDKESMQILLISAVNDVLKSVEADKKNTASRMLGGLASMGIK; encoded by the coding sequence ATGTTTGAGGGATTTGACTTTTCTAAGATGGGGCAGATGCTTGAGGATGTGCAAAGACAGGCCAAGCAGATAGAAGAAGAGAGCAAAAATAAAGAATTTGGAGCAAAAAGCGGCGGCGGACTAGTGAGCGTGAGAGCAAATGGCAGTGGCGAGATACTTGATATCAGCATAGATGATAGCTTGCTTGAAGACAAAGAGAGTATGCAAATTTTATTAATAAGTGCCGTAAATGACGTGCTAAAATCAGTTGAAGCAGATAAGAAAAACACCGCTTCAAGGATGCTTGGTGGCCTTGCTTCGATGGGGATAAAATGA